A region of the Oncorhynchus nerka isolate Pitt River linkage group LG26, Oner_Uvic_2.0, whole genome shotgun sequence genome:
TGCCTGTGTTTAGCTGTATTGCATTGGTTTTCATCCTAATGAAAAATCCCTAGTCATCCGAAAAAAATCCcttgtccttgccgatgacaagcataccaatATGATGCAGCCAcgaccatgcttgaaaatatggagagaggtaggtactcagtgatgtgcggtgttggattttccccaaacatggtgctttgtattcaggacaagcAGTTCagttctttgccacattttttgcagtattacgtAAGTTCCTTGTTGCaaaaaggatgcatgttttggaatatttgacttctgtacaggcttcctttccactctgtcatttaggttcgtgttgtggagtaactacaatgtcgtttatccatcctcagttctctcataTCAAACCATTAAACTCTTAACTGTTTTAAAATTTCCATaggcctcattgtgaaatccctgagcagtttccttcctctccggcaactgagtttggaaggacaactgtatatttgtagtgactaggtgtattTATAAAACATCCAAAgcctaataacttcaccatgcccaaagggatattcagcttctgctttaaaaaaaaaaaacattttacacatctaccaatctgtgcccttctttgtgaggcattgaaaCATCTCCCtggtttttgtggttgaatctgtgctcgATTGAGGGACTTACGGGTGACAAGCATACCAATATGCTGTGGGATACTGAGATGggatagtcattcaaaaatcatattaaccactattattgaacacagaatgagtccatgcaacttattatgtgatttgttaagtacatttttactcctgaactaattcaggccataacaaaggagttgaacaCTTTTTGACTCTTGACATTTCAGCATTTCATATCTTATTAATTTGGCAAAATGTCTAAAAACgaaattccactttgacactatggggtattgtgtgtaggtcagtaacacacaatctcaatttaatccggCTGTAATACAATGTTTAATTCAGGCTGGGGGGGTAATGTAAGTTGTCAGGTGGCGAtattatgaattgttcagcagtcttatggcttgggggtagaagtatCTACAGTAGTAgtttctacagttgaagtcggatgtttacatacacgtaggtttgagtcattaaaactcgtttttcaaccactccacaaatttattgagGAGAGGCAGCAATGAGTGGGAACATGGACGAAAATGCACTTGCTGAAATGAGACTCCTTCTCCACATGGATTTAATAAATAGTTGCATTCTGCAggctacaatcaacagcctgatcaactctacgcaaaggagatgtgttacgctgcatgaggcaaatggtggtcacaccagatactgactgattttctgatccactcccTGACATTTTCTTTAAGCTATCTGTGACCAATAGACACATATCAGTCTTCCCAGTCATGTAAAGTCCATTGATTAGAGCCTAATTAATTCATTTCAATtctctgatttccttatatgaactgtaactcagtaaaatcttttaaattgttgcattttgcgtTTAGATTTTAGTTCCGTGTATTAAGAGTCTCATTTCATTAAGAGTCTCAATTCAGCAAGTGTATTTTCGTCCATGTTCCCACTCGttgccacctctcctcttcaatggctgtgcgaaattGCTGgacattggcgggaactggaacacgctgtcatacttGTCGATCCagggcatcccaaacatgctcaatgggtgacatttgTGGTGAGTATGTAAGCCATGGAAAAACTAGGACAttatcagcttccaggaattgtgtagatagatccttgcgacatggggccatacattatcatgctgaaacatgaggtgatggcggcggatgaatggcatgataatgggcctcaggatctcatcactgtatctctgtattgaaattgccatagataaaatgcaaatgtgttcattgtccatagtttatgcctgcccataccataaccctaccgccaccatggggcactctgttcacaacattgacataagCAGCCTGCTCGCCCCAAACGACGCCATACACACtgtgccatctgcccagtacagttgaaaacgggattcatccatgaagagcacacttctccagttgcaatcgaaggtgagcatttgcccactgaagtcggtcaCAACGTCAAACTACAGTCAGGTCATGACCCTGGTGAGGAagacaagcacgcagatgagcttccctgagacggtttctgacagtttgtgcaaaaattgttcagttgtgcaaacccagtttcattagctgtccgggtggctggtctcagatgattcctcaggtgaagaagccggatgtggtgtTCCTTGTCTGGTGTGGTTAgaagtggtctgcggttgtgaggtcggttggacagaccgccaaattctctaaatcgacattggaggcagcgtaaggtagagaaattaacattaagttCTCTGGTGgactttcctgcagtcagcatgtcaattgcacactccctcaaaacttaagtaagctgtggcattgtgttgtgtgacaaaactgcacattttagtgtccccagcacaaggtgcacctgtgtaatgatcatgctgtttaatcagcttcttttttgatatgccacacctttgaggtggatggattatcgtggcaaaggagaaatgctgactaacagggatgtaaacaaatgtgtgcacaaaattggactgaaataagctttttgtgcatatggaaaatgtatatattttatttcagctcatgaaacatgggaccagcactttgtttttatttttgttcagtgtagtctcCTCAAATAAATGTACAGTGGATTGAACTTAACCAATGTCTTATTGAGGATTTGAACGTGCTCTATAGCAACTTCATATGTGCAAGGCTTCATAGGGGCCCAATGAACATACTAAGAAAACCAAACATGACTAGGTTATAATGACCTAAATACGAGAAACACCATCTCTGTGTTTACAACAAAACATCTGCAAAAAAATTAACAAAAATATGTGGAGACTTTTGTTGTTTATTAATTCTGGCATGCACTGTTGTCAATTACAAAGGAATGGGAGTTACATTTCAAGTTGCTTCCATGTCTTATCTTGTGCCAACACTAGATGGTGTAGAGATCTTTGATTGGAACAGTATTCAAAACAAAACCTCAAAATGCATGACAAAATAAGACAATTCATGAAAATAAAACCAATATTTAAAAATGCTAAATTATTTAAtctataaacaaaacaaaaaacattaaATTGTCTTCGGCCAATTCCAATGACGATATCATGTTCTAGTAATACACACATCAACAAAAATGATGCATGTAACAGTGCAGGGACTGGTTCAACTGGCTTCCGCCAAAGAATCGACCGACATGAGGAATATGTTGGAAATTCCCACCAGCCATGCTTGCACCAAACCAATGCTTTAACATGCATGAGAgggagtgaacaagtgcacacctCCGGGAACCAAAACGCCGCCTTAAGCTCTCATATAGAGGGGACATTGTGACTTTGAGGGGGGGTTATAACTCCCCCTTTTCATCTTTGCCATTCTTATCCCCCTTCACCTGGGCATTCAGGGCCCGTTTAACCCCCAGGTTTGGGCTTGGTTTTGTGCCATCCtccttggtgacctctgacccgGGACAGGGCTGCATGGACTGAACGATGTGTTGTAGTGTCCAGTGTTCCTCCTGCAGCGTGTGGTCGTTAAGGGTAAACTGACCCTGTTTGGTCCGGATCAGCTTCCTCACGTGGGCACACGACGAGAGCGCTTTTCCCAGGTCGTCCACCAAGCTTCTGATATAAAATCCACCACCGCATTCAACATCAAGAGTGAAGAGGGGGGGAGTGAAGTCCTGCAGCGACAGGTTATACACTGTGACCGGCCGTGCAGGTTTGGCTTCCACCTCGTGGCCTTGCTTCAGCAGGACAGAAAGACGCTTGCCATCCTTCTTCAGTGCAGAGTACAGTGGAGGAACCTGCATGATGTCCCCAGTGAACTGCTTCAACTTCTCCTCAAAGGCTTCCCTGGTAATGTGATCATAGAGCTTCTCATGAACCACCTTGCCTGTGGCGTCAAGGGTGTCTGTTGCTTTCCCCAACTCTCCAACAGCCATGTATTTCTTTGAACCAGCAAGCATAGTACTAAGCATCTTTGTTCCATTTCCAATCCCAACAACGAGCACACCAGAGGCTGCGCTGTCCAGAGTCCCGCCATGCCCCATTTTCAGAGCTTGCTTCTTCCTTTTTCTGGGATTAGGATCTTTCACACCGGCCTCTTTGAGGAGTGTCTCTTTTAATGAGTTTAAAACATCAGCAGACGTAGGTCCTTCCTTTTTATAAATGGCAAAAAGTCCATTTAAAGATTGTAGTTTTGATAAAGAATGTTTAGGCACAGCTACGCCAGTTACTGAACCAGCCATGCTTGCTTTCCAAAACAATGAGGCGCGACTTGATGACGTAAGTTTAACTGAAAACACTTCCGTTTACAAATGCGTCATCATCGATGACTACCAGAAATGTATCAAaacattagctagttagctggttacgCACTAGCGTGTCCTCCCACCTAAAATAATACTACAGACTACTCGGTCAAATAATATACATTGATTATACACATGTTTGGATACCTGTGCTTTTCGTTATAGTTAGGcagttcgctagctagctaacgttatattCCAAAAATATTCAATTGTCTGCGTTGGAAGAGGTAGACAGACGAGCTGTGTGGGAGGAGGCCATAACCAGGACGAGAGCGAAGTCGGAGAGGCCGCTTGACACCCGAGGGGAGGGCATCGAAACGGTAACAGACTAGCTAGCGTTATGCTTGCAGCTATTTGGAAGCTTGCCAGTTAGCCAGAGTTGACTATTTTTCCTGTATCTTTACTTCAGTGCAACTGTCAAATCAAACGATGTAGCAAGCTAGCCCCTGTTTTTTCCAAACATTGTGCTAGTTAACTACAAATTAGCTACAGTCACTGTTTGTAGTAGTAGACCGGCAACACCCCTCAATCACTGTttacagtagagtagacaggCAACACCCCTCAATCACTGTttacagtagagtagacaggCAACACCCCTCAATCACTGTTTACAGTAGAGTAGACCGGCAACACCCCTCAATCACTGTTTACAGTAGAGTAGACCGGCAACACCCCTCAATCACTGTTTACAGTAGAGTAGACCGGCAACACCCCTCAATCACTGTTTACATTAGAGTAGACCGGCAACACCCCTCAATCACTGTTTACAGTAGAGTAGACCGGCAACACCCCTCAATCACTGTTTACATTAGAGTAGACCGGCAACACCCCTCAATCACTGTTTACAGTAGAGTAGACCGGCAACACCCCTCAATCACTTTTTGTACTAGTAGACTGGCAACAcccctaaatgactacagacccgtagcactcacatccatAGCCatcaagtgctttgaaaggctggtaatggctcacatcaacaccattatcaccattatcccagaaaccttagacccactccaatttgcataccgcccaaacagatccacagatgatgca
Encoded here:
- the trub1 gene encoding probable tRNA pseudouridine synthase 1, which encodes MAGSVTGVAVPKHSLSKLQSLNGLFAIYKKEGPTSADVLNSLKETLLKEAGVKDPNPRKRKKQALKMGHGGTLDSAASGVLVVGIGNGTKMLSTMLAGSKKYMAVGELGKATDTLDATGKVVHEKLYDHITREAFEEKLKQFTGDIMQVPPLYSALKKDGKRLSVLLKQGHEVEAKPARPVTVYNLSLQDFTPPLFTLDVECGGGFYIRSLVDDLGKALSSCAHVRKLIRTKQGQFTLNDHTLQEEHWTLQHIVQSMQPCPGSEVTKEDGTKPSPNLGVKRALNAQVKGDKNGKDEKGEL